Below is a window of Prionailurus viverrinus isolate Anna chromosome A1, UM_Priviv_1.0, whole genome shotgun sequence DNA.
CAGGTGCTCCGGCCGCCAAGAACTGGTAGCGTCCCTATAGGTCGGGATCCCTAGCAGCTGGCAGCTGCCGCCCTTACAGAGCAGGGGACCGGAGCAGGAAGGGGGTGTCCCGGAGGGGACGGGAGAGGGGTCTCGTGGGGAGCAGACGATGTTGGCATCCCCACGAAATTCCCTCCCCCGGGCCCCGAAGGCTGTGACGGAGGCGTGGGCTCCGTAGAACTGCGGGAGGTTCGGCGAGCTACCTGGGGGGCCAGAGGGGACGTCTGTTGCTGCCTCCTCCCTGAGGCCTGCCCGGAGCGGCCGAGCTGGGGGGCCGAAGCCCAGGTCAGACTCCCGCGCCAAGGGCGCCTGCCCCACCCCAGGCGCGGCGCAGGGGTCCGAGAGAGCACATTTGCAGGGGTTGCGGAGAGCAGCGTAACCTGCCGCCGGCCCCTCCAGAGGAGCTTTGCGGTCGGTCCCTGGTCCCGCGCCTCGGCGCTTCAGTGTCTGGAAACGCACACCGCACCCTGCCACCCCCGCCCACTTCTCAGACGGGCACCTCGCGGGCGAAGGGCTGCGGTTTGGCCAAGGTCGCCCGGAAAGCGAGACCTCGGCGGCCGGCCCCACCCCCGAGCCCAGTCCCCGGCCCCCGCCGCGTCCCACTCACCATGCTGGCGCCGCTCCGCGCCCCTAGCGCGCGACAGTTCCCTCGCGCGGATTCGAACCCTCCCTCCAAGCGTCGGCTCCAGGCGAGAATGCGAGCCGGGCCGGAGCGACCAGGCGGCAGGCGCCTGGAAAACGCGGCCAGCCGACCGGGCGGGCGGGCGCCGGAGCCGGATTGGCGAGGGAGGGACGCGCTCCGCGGCGCTCGCTCGCCTGCCCCAGAGGCGGAGGGAAAACCCGGCCTGACTCACCGGCGCGccgccagcccagagcccggccgGGCCCCCGGatgtggggggcggggacggggggCAACCCCCGCCCACCGCGAGCCAACCTGAGCCCCGCCCGGGCTCGTCGCGCCGCCCAGCCACCGCGCGCCGGAGCCGCCCGAGCCCCCTGCCGGCTGCGCCCTGCGCCGCGCGGATTCCCGGCGGGTCGGCAGCCCCCGCGCAGCCGACGTCCCCGGAGGGCGTCCAgccagcccccctcctcctcctcccggccTCGCCCGTTCCTCTTCGTTTCCAGAACTCGGCAGCTTCCGAAGAGGCGCGTTCAACTCCCAGATCCTCGCCGCCTCCTCTTAGGTAAGCATTGTTACCCGTTTGAGGTTGAGCAAAAGGTACTCCGAGAGCTGGAGAGATTGACCCCAAGGTCTCTGGCTCGTTAGCGACTGAATTGGGcgctaagatttttttcttttcttttcttttcttttcttctcttttcttttctttccttttttcttttcttctctctctctctcttttgttttgccGCCAGAGTCTTACAGGGGCAGCAGATTCAGATGCCTTCAGGGGCCAGACGATGTGAGTCAAATGGGTGTAGGACAGTAgaggagatggagacagagacagagatgaacacCTAAAGGCATTCagactcaaaaaattaaagcaggTGTCTTCCTCAAAAAGCTCAGCAGAGTCCTCGAATGACCCATCAATTCCACTTCAAGGTGTATACcccaaagaatttgaaaataggGACCCAAGTATTTGTACACCAATGGTCATAGCGGGActcttcacaatagccaaaggtggACACAGTCCattgcccatcaactgatgaatggacgaACACATTGTGGTATATCAATGCCGTGGAATaatattcaaccataaaaaggaatgaacttctGATACCTgttacagcatggatgaacctccaaaaaattatgctaagtgtaataaaCCAGGCACAGAAGGCCCCCTGTGGTATCATTCCACTTGTATGAAGTAGGTAAATCCCTAGAGACACAAAGCAGATTGGTGCCAGAGGCTGTAGGGAGGGAGAAATGAGTGACGCTTAATGCGCATGGAGTTTCCTTTTCGGATGAGGAAATGTTTTGGAACATgagaggtggtggttgcacaacatcgTGAGTGTACTAAATGCCATTGAATTGGacgctttaaaatggttaatttgaCGTTGTGTGAATTTAATCacaattaagaaaagaaagcacgTCACCCGTGGATCAGACTTGGCTCATGGgtcaccagtttgcaatcccTTGGATTCTGTGCTGTCCTTACCCGTTTACTAACAATGGGGGTGCCAAATATAAGAGGATCCATCTCTAAGAAAACGCATCACTGCTACTTTGGATATTAGCTCTTGAGGAGCCCCCAGTCTGGTAGGGTTACTCACTGGGACAGATAAAAATTTAGCACAAGGACACACTTTACCGTTTTGGGGACCTGTGGAAAGGCCTCACTGGGGAAATCGCTTTTGAGGTGGTACTTGAATAGTGGGAGGCATTTCCAGGGAGGAGCATGCTCACCATTGTCAAGAGCctataggggcgcccgggtggctcagtaggttaaacgtccaacttcggcttagttcataatctcatggttcatgagttcgagcctggcattgcactctctgctgtcagcacggagcctgcttcggatcctctgtcccccctctctctgcccctcttccactcgcctgctctctctcttaatctcaaaagtaaattaattaaaaaaaaaacacagcaccTTATCCAAGATCTTCTgaccactcccccaccccaagtccaATGTTCTTTCTCTGTACCAGGCtgccagagggaggtgggagaggaagggtgTTCAGTATTTTGGAACATCCCAACAGGagggaaagaaatcagaaaatacccTGGAGCCTAGAGATGTTAAacacagggaggagaggggaggggagaagggcaggagggTCCTGGCTGAATGGAATCCTGGGAAAGTGGCTGCACAATGGaggggagcagagcagaggcTGGGGGCACCTTGGTCGCTGCATAGGGAGCTGGAACCACTTCACTGAACTGGACTGGGTGCAGAATGCAGGGGggctggagcaggggcagagagcagcCTGGCTCTATCCCTCTAACAGAACTCTCATTAGAGAAACAaaattgaggcgcctgggtggctgagtcggttaagggtctgactctaaatttcagctcaggtcatgatctcatgattcatgagttcgagccctgcattgggctctgcactggcagtgtgtagcctgcttgggatattctctctctgtctctctctgtctctctctctctctctctctccccccttccccagctcgctctctctctctcaaagtaaataaaaaaataagctaagaaaaagaaagaaacaaaattggccATGCCCCCTCCAGCCTGGCTATCTGTCTCCCACTTCCTGCATAGGTCTAGACTCCAGGCTGGTAAggacatcaccaccaccacccccatccctcccgCCAATCTGGGTAGCTGGCCTAGCAGGTGCTCCTTCCTGCCTGGTTTCTCTGAGCCCTTGAGTTTGTCCTGATCCCCTGGATGGGGAGTGCAGGGCAGAGGGGACCCACTGCCCCAAGGGAGAGGCAGCTTTGGTCCCAATCCAGAAAGTTCCTCCTTGTCCACCTCCATATGCCCTGTGCCCTCTACCCTCATGCCTTCCTGTGCACATTCACAAGCATGAACCTTAGGGCATAAACCGTAGAGCATTACATTGAACCCTGGAGTACCCTCAGCCCAACCTCCTCTGATGGAAAAACTCCCCCAGAACGCATATCAGAGCTAGTTCCTGGCAGAGCTGGGCCTGGAAGCTGGGTGTCTTGCCTCCTAGACATGGGGCTTACTGTGTTCAGCCACAGTGATGCCAAGGGGTGCGGCACTTTGGGCACCAggccaggggaagggaagcaagctCCCTGGCTGCACCCACTTCCTGAATCGGCTGACCTGGGAccatttaatttctctctttgcacctcagttttctcaccttgAAAAGGAGATCATGTGAAGTAATGTGAAGCACTCGACACAGTTCCTGGCAGATGGTGGCCATCTGTAAATGTTAGTTTATCCGTCTCCACTTCTGATGCGGAAAGGAGGCAAGTTTGTCAGAAGGACAAAGTGCTTCATGGGGCCTGTCTTCAAGTGGCCGGGGACGCCACGTGGTGTCCCCACCCAGCATGCACTCTCGATGTCTCTGATCCGTCTCCCTGGGCTAGAGAGTAGGTGCATCCTTGCTGCCTGAGAGTGGCCAGGACTTCAAAATCCCAGGgcctaggggcgcccgggtggctcagtagattaagcatccgactcttggtttctgctcaggtcatgatctcgtggcttcgtgggtttgaaccctgcatccagctctgtgctaggagcgcagaggctgcttggggttctctctgtccccctctctgtctgcccgtcccccattcgcactgtctctgtctctctcaaaataaatttaaaaacttaaaaaaaaatttttttttaaatcccggAGCCTACCCATGGTGACTAGGgactgtccccttctctctgcctgccacCTCTGGCCTCGTCACCTCTCTCCTTGACTATTGCAGCAGTTATGCCCATGctcgggctcccagctgtcgccCACTCTGCCCCAGAGGGTGCATTCCAGTCCACACAGTCTGTCCCCAACCTCATGTTCTTGAAAGGTGGCGTCCCAGCTTTAGGACTAGTCCCATGCCCCCCTCGGGCCTGGCCTCTGCCCCTGTCTTGTGCACCTCTGCACTGGGAACCGCCTCAGTGTCCTCATATGTTAGGGCTGGTCCTTGGGAGCACCCATGAATGGCACCTGCTGTGTTCCTCACCCCACGTCCAAGGCAAGGTTACTGCCCCCATCTTCCATCCCTGCAGCAGTACAGCATTTGTGGATCTTCTGTCTGTCACCTTCTGGAGACAGTAAGCCCTGAACGCACAGCGACTGGTCTCCGGTCTATGAATAGACCCCCAGGACCTCCTCCAGGGCCTGACAGTTGGCCGTGTTCAGCTCCAACACACCATCTGCCAAAAAGCCACTGTATCGCTTCTTTCTCaccaggagaaggaggaagagaggcaggctTGGCGCTAATCCCCAGTCTGTAACTTCCTGGtgccctctgagcctcagtttcctcgtgtgAACACGCAGAGCTGCCTGGAGGATGAAATGGCACCACTGTGAAGGAAGGGCTTAACAGCTGTGTGTCCCCCACCTGCCCTTCACTCCTTGCCTTCTCTCATCGTCTCTGGTCCCCTTGGAGCAGAGCCAGGCCCTGGCccgagggaggagggaagagagtggGGCGTTTCTGGAGAGGTAGCCTGCAGATTTCATACCTCGCAGAGAGCAGGCTGGCTGGTAGGGGCCTgttccagctgctgccagccctTCCAGGAGATCTGTTCATGGTGGGGCATCATGGCTGGTGGGATCGAGGCAGTAGGGCCCTGACACCGCGCCCCGGGGAGAGTGCCCCACACCCTGGGGTGAAAGTGGACTCCCGGGCCCAGGACTGCCCTTCCTGAGTCACCCGTGCCAGGGAGGAGCCTCGGTtcatccctcctgcccccccccccccccccccccccccaatgaccAGGACAGCTCCTGCCTGCAGGGTAGGGTGGAAACTGACAGCTGCCAGGACTTGCTCAGGGGCCTGCCCTGGGGCAGAGAGCTCAGACCTGCAGGAGCCAGCCAGGACGGCAGTGCCAACACCGTCGGAAGTCCAGGCGACCCAACTGGCCCACCGGCTGGTCACCGGCCAGCTGGCCTGGCCCCACATCTGCCGCCCAGATGGTTAACAGGGCACTTTGCTCTGGAATTTGGGAGACCTGGCCTCCAATCCCTCTGTCCAAGGGATTTATgggtgggaaagggggtgggggggaaattGCAAGAAGTCTGGGGAAGTCACTGCAAAACCGTGCATTGACCAGATGAAGAGATTCTAGAAATCGGTCGCACAACCGCGTGAATGTGCTTTAACACCACTGAACTGCATGCTTGCAAATGGTTAAGACAGTAAATTACACGTTagatgtattttaccacaatttacaAAAttcatgaaggaagaaaaaaagtcaggtcactatgttgtacacccgaaactgatacaacattgtgtgtcagctacactcaaaaagcacaagaaaggggctcctgggtagctcagtcggttgagcgtccaacttcggctcaggtcatggtctcagggtctgtgggtttgagcccggtgtcgggctctgtgctgacagctcagggcctggagctgcttcagattctgtgtctccctctctctccctctgcccctcgctcctgctcatgctctctttctaaaaagcaatttcaggggcgcctgggtggcgcagtcggttaggcgtccgacttcagccaggtcacgatctcgcggtccgtgagttcgagccccgcgtcaggctctgggctgatggctcggagcctggagcctgtttccgattctgtgtctccctctctctctgcccctcccccgttcatgctctgtctctctctgtcccaaaaataaataaaaaatgttgaaaaaaaaaatttcaaaagcaatttcataaaacaaaagaaagaaaaaaagttgtacaCTGAAGTGAACTTGGATCCTTATGTTCCAGGGTTACCTAAAAGACACTAGTAGGGAGCCAGTCATTTCGTTTTGAGCAAGGACTTGATCCAGATTACTTTTAAAGCTTAATTACAGAAATTTCCAAATATGCACAAAGGCCCATAGAGAAGAATAAAAACCCTCCCAGGTCTTCATCACCCTGCTTTAGGGTTTTATTCACCTCCGTATAAACGTTCCCTCCacgccccggcccctcccctgctcacaggttACATGAAAGCAAAGTCCGGACATTATGGTATTTCATCCAGCAGTATTTCAGTGTGGACACACATTTTAAATTGTAACTGCCATTTATTTTAAGGGTGTGTGGTTGCTCAGGTACAATGGCCAAAGACGAAGCTGAAGGGTTCAGACTCCCTGAGGTCCGCCAGGCATGGCCTCCCACAGATGGGCCTCTCTGCTGGCCCCCCTGCCCACCAACACTGCTCTCCTGAGAGAGAATGGAAGCTCTCCCCTGAAGGAAAGGCCAGGAAGAGAAGTGACCTTTTGTCACCTGTGGGATTCATGTCTCTGTGGAGAAATTGGCTAAGATGCCAGTGTGCACtgtttcaatgttttttaaatgttttatttatttttgagggaggaggggcagagagagaggcacagaatccaaagcaggctccaggctctgagctgtcagcacagggcctgacgcagggcttgaacccacgaacctcgagatcatgacctgagccgaagtcggatgcttaaccgactgagctgcccaggtgccccgcccaGTGAGCCCCTCATGCACCCTCCCAGCTACCCATGTCCAGCTGGTCAGCTAAGCCTGGGGCACAGCCGTCGCTGCCCTGGGCCTTGCTATGTGAAGTGCCCCCGACCTTGGAAGTCTGAACATCAGCACTGTCTCCCCTGTATCTTCTGCTGAGGCAGAGATTTCCCTTTGCTCCTACTCTCCTGCTTCCTCAGCCTGCTGAGTACATGTGCCCGACACAGCCTGCCCATCTGGCTTCCAGCCCCAACCCGAGGCAGGCCCGCCTCACAGAGCCATGTACCCAAACATTTACCCAGCCCCACCCAGGAGAGCCAGACAGGCTCCTACACACCCTCACCTGCCTGGCGCTGCtacgcccccaccccaccctccgaCCGAACCTACCTGGGCAGCAGCTCTCCTCCCACCAGCTCCACCACCTTGGAGATCCAGGCCACACACAGACTTTCACGTGGTTGGCAAGGTCCTCCAGGCACGTGTTTATCATGCCCTTGGCAGGTCATGCCCTGGGCGGTGTGGACATCGTGGGGGTCACTCCCTGTACCTGCCTCTTATTCTGCATACAGCTGCCAGCCCCAGGGGGGCTCTCCAGGCTGGTGAGGTTAGTTCAACTGATGAGCCAGTGGGAAGGTCACACAACCTAATGAACAGCTTGTTGTGGGTCCATCCTTTGGGAAGCAGACACTGAGGTGGGGTTCGGAGCACAGGAATTTATGGGCTggaacatctatgaaagaaaaggggaggaagcaggattgggcagaggTCACCACCCGGCAATACAGACCCTGatgattctgttttatttggACGTAGTTTTAGACGtagagaaaagttgcaaaaatagtgaAGTTTGTTGATATCCTTGACTGAGCCTCTCCCTGTGTTAACATCACacataaggggctcctgggtggctcagttggttaagcatctgactgcagctcaggtcatggtctcgcagtctgtgggtttgagccccacatcgggcactgtgctgacagctcagaggctggagcctgctttggattctgtgtgtctctgcccacccccccatactctctctctctctctctctctctctctcaaaaataaataaataaataagtaaataaataagtaaataagtaaaaccaTCATACATAACCACAACAcaatgatgacagcagagaggtTAACAGTGGTGCAGGAATATAAACTGCAGGCTTCATTTGGGTTCAACCAGATTTTCCACTCACGCCCCTTTCTGGTCCAGGATCCAGCCAAGCACTGCACACTGTATTTATTTACCACTCTTCTTTCATATGGTCAGTCTTCAGCTCGATTGACCTGCATATTTGCTGTGTTTTTtgtccttcattccttcctgtgCCCATGATCTTCCTTCTTAATCATTTTCtctctgcaaaacaaacaaaaaaaattgtttttagattcttttaATGTGCAGTGGTCTGCTGATGGCATATCCCCCAGGTTTTGTCTGATAATGtctttctggtgtctcttcttgaAGGATAGTTTCTCTGAGTATAGACTTCTAAGTTGGCGGTAACtttcgtttaaaaaaaatttaaatttatttatttgagagagagagagagagcatgcaggggaggtgcagagagagggagggagagagagaatcccaagcagtctctgcactgtcagcacagagcccgatgcagggctcaaactcatgaaccgtgagatcatgacctgagccaaaaaggaagagttgggtgcttaactgactgagccacccaggtgccccagtaattttCTTGTAGTACTTTGAAGCTATTGGTTAACCGTCTGCTGGCTCCCATGTTTGCTGTTAAGGAGTGAGATGCAGTCAAATTGTGTGAATCAGGCAGGTTTCGCTAGAGTGTGCTGCGGTAACAAACATCCCCCTACATCTCCTTGGCTTGcaacaacaaaggtttatttttggcTCACTTTCCATGCCCTGTGGTGTCAGCGGCAGCTCCTCCCTGGGACATGCTTGGCTCCTGGCATGGAGGGAAAAGAGCCATGGCAAAATCATGTGATGGCTCTTAAAGCCTTTACTGAAAAGTAGCAGCAGGCATTACTTACCCTCACGTGTCATTACCCTTGCAGGTCACTGGACAAAGCCTGATGTCACCAGGGTGGAAACATACTAGCTTCCCATAGGGATTGGTGGCAAATAATTGACAACAAAAATGCTATCTACcatgttctctgtgtctcctttaGAGAGTTCTGGATCCCTTAGGGTCCACTCAGGAAAATGTAAACCATGCTAGTTTTTTCAAACAAAGGGGAAATAATACACAAAGTGGATTGCACAGATTTTGGAAGACCCAAAGAGCAAAAGAGGGTACTGAGGTTGCCCCGGTTTATAGTTTCTACCCCTGGAcctgggaagagaagagggaaggggcagggttAACAGCACTTAGAGTCTTGGAGAAGGAAGCCCTTCTGGGACCCCCAGAAGAGGGACCCTGATGGCTTGGGCTATGACCTGCAAGGGGGGTTGGTGTGGCTGGTGCTGGGAGTGTTGAAAGGAGCTGGATGCCAGTGAAGTAAAGCCAGCAGGAAGTAGAGACAGGAAGGAATCCCCTTCCCCTGCCGGCTAATCTCCCTTAGTGCCTCCCACTGGCAGAACCAAACAGGAGGTCAGCTGACAAGGGGGCCTGGGAAATGTCATTTGCAGACCCTAGCCCAGCACCACACAACAGATTGTAGCTGTGACCTGAGACACAAGAGGTAAATGACCAGCACTATTAGCTATCATTTTCCTCTGGATGCTTTTCCTATTCTCTTTGTCttggattttctacattttcaaCCATGATGGGTCAAggtatggatttctttttatttactctgCTTGGGAtccattttgtaaaaatgttgatttatttattttggagagagagagagagagagagagagcatgagcaggggaggggcagagagagagagagaatcccaagcaggctcctcactgtgagcgcagagccagacgcagggcgggatctcacggatcgtgagattaCTTGGGATCCATTTGAATTCTTAAATCTATAGATTGATATCTTGTACccattctggaaaattctcaaccATCATCTTTTCAAACATTGcctctattctctctctttcttcttttcctctgggaCTGAAACTAGATGTATGTGAGGCCTTCTTGCTGTAGGTTCCATATCTGTaaccttttcttctgttttttttccatcctttttttgtCTCCCCATACTTCTTTCTGGATTGTTTCCTCTGACCAGTCTTCCACTTCTCTGATTCATTCTTCAACCATGTCAAATCTGCTGTGAAATCAGTccattaatggggcacctgggtgactcagtcagttaagcatctgacttcagctcagatcatgatctcacagttcatgggtttgagccccatgtggggctcagcgcttatggtgtagagcctgcttggaattctctctctccttctctctttgcctctctcctgcttgtactttcttaaaaataaactttaaaaaatcagcccattaagtttataatttactttttatttttattatttttattcttttatttttttaaatttatttacttattttgagagacagagactgtgcaagtgggggaggggcagagagagagggagacagagaatcccaagcaggctccgcactgttagcacagagctcaatgaggggctcgaactcacgaaaccatgagatcatgacctgagccgaaaaccaagagtcagtcacttaaccaattgagccacccaggcggccctataatttactttttagtttCCACTTACTCCTTTTATACATGtgctatataattttatatagtttCCTGTTCCTTGCTGGAAGTTTcaattttgttgtttaatttcttttttttttttaatgcttatttatttttgagagagagagagacaaagtgtgagtgagagaggggcagagagagagggagacacagaatccgaagcaggttccagactgaactgtcagcacggagcccgatgtggggctcaaactcatgaactttgagattatgacctgagctgaagttggacactcaaccgacagagccacctgggtgcccctttggtatttaattttttgaacagAGTACATGTAATTTGTTTTATAGTCCAGAATTCTTCCAGTTGTATTTCTGTTGACTGTTGTTTCTAATGGTTTTAGTTCAAGGAATCTTGCTTTCTCTCATGTGTCTGGTTGTTTCTGTACGTTGAATATTATAGTTGTGGTATTATTTGTAGAAATAATTTGCAGTGGGGTGATTTTGTCATTTGCCAAAAAGAATTTTCTATTGCCTTTGCCAGGTGCCTGGAGGGATTAGCAAACTGAGATCATGTTAGTTCATACTTAGGGCATGATATTGCCCCAGGATGACTCAGAGCAGGGCTACTATTCAGGGAAGGGCTGGTTTTCAGTTCAGCTTTACTTCTAGGGTGCAGTCCTGTGGGGCTTAACCCAACGTGGTGTTTATTGGTCCCCTACCTTTGGCAGGCccctgactttgttttttttcttcatttttcatttttttttattttagagagagagagaatgcaagttggagagaggggcagaggaggagagagagagagagagagaaagagagagagagagagagagagagagagggagaatcccaagcaggctccatgctcagtgaggagctgGTCATGGGGCTCTATCcaacgaccctggaatcatgacctgagctgaaatcaagggtcaggtgactgactgagccacccagttgcctcttaaagattttatttttaagtaatctctacacccagtgtgggactccacctcacaacctggagatcaagtgtcacacattctctgacttcagctcaggtcatgatctcacggttcatgagttcgagccccacgacggaCTCCACTCTggcggtgcggagcctgcttgggatctctctctctctctctctctctctctctctgcctcatcctccacctctttgtctctctaaataaataaatgtaaaaaaaaaaaaaaaagacatgccaGTGGTCAAAGTGGTGCCACAAAGGGGGGTAACCAGGGGCCAGACCTGGTGTGGGGGGTCAGGAAGACCTTTAGGGATCAGGGTATGCTGGCCGAGGGACACACGTGGGGCCCTGAAGTGGGCGGGTACAGGTGGAGGTGACTCAGAGAGAATAGTATGTGTGGAGCTGGGGTTGTGGGGAAACCTGAAGCTGCAGCCGCATCAGGGGCCGGGTTTGGGGTCACCAGGGGGATTTTATCCTGCTGAGGGAAGAGGTGATCTCATCATGCTCAGCCCCTGGGCTGAATTCTGTGTCCCGGGCTGAATTCTGTGTCCTGGGCTGTTAGCGATGGAACTGTGTCCCTCCCAAATCCACACATTAAAGCCCTAACCTCCAGTCGGGCCTGGTAATGAAGGGAATTAAGATTTAGTGAGGTCATAAGGACAGagtcctaatccaataggactggtgtccttatgagaagaggaaaaggggcgcctgggtggctcagtcagttgagcgtccagctcaggtcatgacctcagggttgtgagattgagccccacattgggctctgtgctgagcacagagcctgcttgggattctccctctccctctctctctctctctctctctgcccctcccctgttcatgctctcttgctctcaaaataaataagtaaacttaaaaaaaaccaagagttgcacgctctattgcctgagccagccaggtgccccatcctgaCTCTGATTTTTGTCTCCAGTTGTGCAAGGCCATGAGAGGTGAGCTCGCCCTCCCAGCCACGTCTTTCCAATTGGCACAAGCTTCCAGGGCGACTGCAGCCTCAAGTATCAGGGTCATCTGTCTGAAATCCTGTCCTCTCCTGGACCTCAGTGCAGCAATTCTCATATTGTTGGTCTTGGCCATGAGTGACTGAAT
It encodes the following:
- the LOC125164113 gene encoding translation initiation factor IF-2-like gives rise to the protein MRAGPERPGGRRLENAASRPAQSPAGPPDVGGGDGGQPPPTASQPEPRPGSSRRPATARRSRPSPLPAAPCAARIPGGSAAPAQPTSPEGVQPAPLLLLPASPVPLRFQNSAASEEARSTPRSSPPPLRCYWRRSTAFIESVFPMIQLWTSGKGGVYEIGRNEVNTTQTEVLTVEIMKRYQRAGREGGLNDPPWDD